The genomic interval CCTGTCGACCTGGATAGCCGCCATCGTCGGCTCCCTCATCCTGCTCGTGCTGTACCGGGTGGTCACCGGCAACCGACGGTCGCACCGCCACGCCTGATGTCCCGATCTCGGCCGGCCTGCCGTTCGACGGCAGGCCGGCCGAGGCGTGTTCCGCCGCCGTTGGTACGGGGGCTGGTGACCGTGGGTCTGCGCCGGCGCTGTCGGCGTTCCGGCATGTGCCTGCGTGCGAGACCGAGGCGTTCGCCGAGCACGGCGCCCCGCTCGCGCTGGCGGGCGGCTTCCGGGGCGGTCCCGACACCGAGAAGGCCGCTGGCGAAGGGCCCCACCAGGACTCCGCGGTGCTTCAGCATCGAGACCGCACGCCGATGCGCCGGGCGGGGGGGGATCATCGCAGGCCTACCGGATGGTCGCGGCAGTCCTCCAGTACGGCGCTTGGGACGCAGCTGCGATGGGAGCGCCTGCCCTCCGGCCCTTGCACGAGGGGCCACCAGTGGTGTGACTGGAGATGCGGACCGAGCGGGCCGCGGTCTCGAGCAGGCATTTCAGCGAGGCTGCCGGGCAGGGCAACATCGCCACGGTGGGCCACCGCCACCTCAGCAGCAGGACCATCTGACTTACGGGACTTGGTCGGCCACGCCCGGCCACCGGGTACCTCGCCGCACTCGGTACGCCCTCCTGGCACGCACGCCTCGCAGCTCAGGTGACGGCCTTTCGCAGCACGGGACGATCCGAGATGGCCCGGCCGCCGCCGTCTTCTCCGCGCAGGAGGCGTGAGCGCGCCCGTCAGCGTCCTCATCGACCTCGTCGTCCGAGCCTGCGCGCCCCGCCCGCCCTCCTCGGAAGCGCTGCGACGCAAGAGCCAAGGCGTCACGCAGGCGGACGGGTGAGTCTGGCGGCCACGGCGTCGAGGACCCAGTCCAGGCCGGTCGCGAAGGACGTCTCGGCGTCCACGTCCGTGCCGTCGTACACCGCCTTGGCGAGCGCCGGGAAGCGGCCCGTGGCCAGCATCTTCGTCACATGCGCACCGGAGGCGCGCTGCCAGTCGCGCTTGGACAGGCCTGTGGCGCGCTCGGCCCGGAGGTTCGCGATCTCGCGCCTGATCGCGCCGGTGAAGTAGGCGCTGACGGTCTCCACAGCGCGCATCACGGTGTCGATGTCGGCGAGGCCGTCGAGGGCGGCCAGTTTGGCCTCGGTTACGGCGAGGCCGTTGGGACCCAGGGTCGGCCGGCCGCCGAGCAGGTCGGCCAGCCATTCGTGCCGGAGAGCGGTCTGCCGGGTGCGGAGGGCGAGGACGCGCAGCGCCTCCCGCCAGTCACCGGGCTGCTCCTCGGGAAGGATCTCGGCCTGGACCTCGTCCACCATGAGGTCGAACAGCTCCCCCTTCGTGGAGATGTATCCGTACAGCCGCATCGGGCCGGCGTTCAGCCGGGCGGCGACCTTGCGCAACGACACCGCCTCCAGCCCGCCCTCGTCGGCCAGCGCGATGGCGGCGGCGACGATCCGC from Streptomyces sp. CC0208 carries:
- a CDS encoding TetR/AcrR family transcriptional regulator C-terminal domain-containing protein, which produces MTVWDRPEPPNRPVPLDRERIVAAAIALADEGGLEAVSLRKVAARLNAGPMRLYGYISTKGELFDLMVDEVQAEILPEEQPGDWREALRVLALRTRQTALRHEWLADLLGGRPTLGPNGLAVTEAKLAALDGLADIDTVMRAVETVSAYFTGAIRREIANLRAERATGLSKRDWQRASGAHVTKMLATGRFPALAKAVYDGTDVDAETSFATGLDWVLDAVAARLTRPPA